One window of Agromyces rhizosphaerae genomic DNA carries:
- a CDS encoding cation-translocating P-type ATPase, whose translation MTDSAATSTTEATEEVPGPTWWSLTVDEVTTRLGVDPADGLAESEVNGRLAEYGENALASAPQPSWVRIALKQLFELMTLMLVIVAIVSLVIGQVSTAIIVGILVLYNVWRGTSQELKAKRSVDALSKLQVPQARVVRGGVVRLVDATAIVPGDVVELEAGDLVPADGRILRAANLETQEAALTGESLPIPKGPTANDADTALADRTSMVYQNTSITRGTARIIVVETGMRTEVGRIASLLTTVESGKSPLGRELDSLTKVLGVIAWSAVAIIIAIGLLRGQELDELLFLGTAVAISAIPTGLPAFVQSLLGWGANRLAAQQAIVTSLNDVETLGATSAICSDKTGTLTMNEMTVRTVWFGGAHLSVTGGGYSFDGRVLTPAGDEVEVRPGKLAQALVLPNDASVSVDGDVVGDPTEAALVVLAAKLGIDADESRRAHPRLAEVPFDSDYKYMATFHRMQVGGERHLVEFVKGAPDIVLGRCVSMVGASGEIVPVDADAATAALEEMSASGLRTLAVAMRILDESDEAAMLRDPQGMVHDLVLAGIVGIVDPLRAEAKDAVALAQRAGIEVRMITGDHAVTAGAIGAELGLGPGAISGADLRNLNDAQLNSRLGHLHVFGRVTPQDKLRLVGMLQSQGEVVAMTGDAVNDAAAIKQADIGVAMGSGSEVTKQAAKLVLTDDNFSTLVHAVELGRVVYDKIVSYLRFQMSQLFSMIFLFLAASAFAINDGVAMFPGMVLFLNFFITLFAVLAIAGDPTPPGIMDRPPRDPNKGITNPASLVEWLLYGVTIFVVSLVPLAWGPDAPSPTEPSASMTMVYIVVGLATVLSALLMRRAPESGLLPPISSAAKMLVWPVLLLIVTTEFGFLQNALGTVSLTGWQWLECVALLLPVLAVVEAHKWWLRRRARAARAPKPARQPVVTD comes from the coding sequence ATGACCGATTCAGCTGCAACGAGCACCACCGAGGCGACCGAGGAGGTGCCCGGTCCGACCTGGTGGAGTCTCACGGTCGATGAGGTGACGACGCGGCTGGGCGTCGACCCGGCCGACGGCCTGGCCGAGAGCGAGGTGAACGGGCGCCTCGCGGAGTACGGCGAGAACGCACTCGCATCCGCCCCGCAGCCGAGCTGGGTGCGCATCGCCCTGAAGCAGCTGTTCGAGCTCATGACGCTCATGCTCGTGATCGTCGCGATCGTGTCGCTCGTCATCGGGCAGGTCTCGACCGCGATCATCGTGGGCATCCTGGTGCTCTACAACGTCTGGCGCGGCACGAGCCAGGAGCTCAAGGCCAAGCGCAGCGTCGACGCGCTGTCGAAGCTGCAGGTGCCGCAGGCGCGCGTGGTGCGGGGCGGGGTGGTGCGGCTGGTCGACGCGACCGCGATCGTGCCCGGCGACGTGGTCGAGCTCGAGGCGGGCGACCTCGTGCCGGCCGACGGGCGCATCCTGCGGGCGGCGAACCTCGAGACCCAGGAGGCGGCGCTCACCGGCGAATCGCTGCCGATCCCGAAGGGCCCGACCGCGAACGACGCCGACACGGCCCTCGCCGACCGCACGTCGATGGTCTACCAGAACACGTCGATCACGCGCGGCACGGCCCGCATCATCGTCGTCGAGACGGGCATGCGCACCGAGGTCGGCCGCATCGCGAGCCTGCTCACGACCGTCGAGTCGGGGAAGTCGCCGCTCGGGCGCGAGCTCGACTCGCTCACGAAGGTGCTCGGCGTGATCGCGTGGTCGGCGGTCGCGATCATCATCGCGATCGGCCTGCTGCGCGGCCAGGAGCTCGACGAGCTGCTGTTCCTCGGCACGGCGGTGGCGATCTCGGCGATCCCGACCGGCCTGCCGGCGTTCGTGCAGAGCCTGCTCGGCTGGGGCGCGAACCGGCTCGCCGCGCAGCAGGCGATCGTCACGAGCCTGAACGACGTCGAGACGCTCGGCGCGACGAGCGCCATCTGCTCCGACAAGACCGGCACGCTCACCATGAACGAGATGACGGTGCGCACGGTGTGGTTCGGCGGCGCGCACCTGTCGGTCACGGGCGGCGGGTACTCGTTCGACGGGCGGGTGCTGACCCCCGCGGGCGACGAGGTGGAGGTGCGCCCGGGCAAGCTCGCGCAGGCGCTCGTGCTGCCCAACGACGCATCCGTCAGCGTCGACGGCGACGTGGTCGGCGACCCGACCGAGGCCGCGTTGGTCGTGCTCGCCGCGAAGCTCGGCATCGATGCCGACGAGTCGCGCCGAGCCCACCCGCGGCTCGCCGAGGTGCCGTTCGACTCCGACTACAAGTACATGGCCACGTTCCACCGCATGCAGGTGGGCGGCGAGCGCCACCTGGTCGAGTTCGTGAAGGGCGCACCCGACATCGTGCTCGGCCGCTGCGTCAGCATGGTGGGCGCCTCGGGCGAGATCGTGCCGGTCGATGCGGATGCCGCCACGGCGGCGCTCGAGGAGATGTCGGCGTCCGGCCTGCGCACCCTCGCGGTCGCGATGCGCATCCTCGACGAGTCCGACGAGGCGGCCATGCTGCGCGACCCGCAGGGCATGGTGCACGACCTGGTGCTCGCGGGCATCGTCGGCATCGTCGACCCGCTCCGCGCCGAGGCGAAGGACGCGGTCGCGCTCGCCCAGCGCGCCGGCATCGAGGTGCGCATGATCACGGGCGACCACGCGGTGACCGCCGGCGCGATCGGCGCCGAGCTCGGCCTCGGCCCGGGCGCCATCTCGGGCGCCGACCTGCGCAACCTGAACGACGCCCAGCTGAACTCGCGCCTCGGCCACCTGCACGTGTTCGGCCGCGTCACCCCGCAGGACAAGCTGCGCCTGGTCGGCATGCTGCAGTCGCAGGGCGAGGTGGTCGCCATGACCGGCGACGCCGTCAACGACGCCGCGGCGATCAAGCAGGCCGACATCGGCGTGGCGATGGGCTCGGGCTCGGAGGTCACCAAGCAGGCGGCGAAGCTCGTGCTCACCGACGACAACTTCTCGACGCTGGTGCACGCGGTCGAGCTCGGCCGCGTGGTCTACGACAAGATCGTCTCCTACCTGCGCTTCCAGATGTCGCAGTTGTTCTCGATGATCTTCCTGTTCCTCGCCGCGAGCGCGTTCGCGATCAACGACGGCGTCGCGATGTTCCCGGGCATGGTGCTGTTCCTGAACTTCTTCATCACGCTGTTCGCGGTGCTCGCGATCGCCGGCGACCCGACGCCGCCCGGCATCATGGACCGCCCGCCGCGCGATCCGAACAAGGGCATCACCAACCCGGCGTCACTCGTCGAGTGGCTGCTCTACGGGGTCACCATCTTCGTCGTCTCGCTCGTGCCGCTCGCCTGGGGGCCGGATGCCCCGAGCCCGACCGAGCCCAGCGCCTCGATGACCATGGTCTACATCGTCGTCGGGCTCGCCACGGTGCTGAGCGCGCTGCTCATGCGCCGCGCGCCCGAGTCGGGCCTGCTGCCGCCGATCTCGTCTGCCGCGAAGATGCTCGTCTGGCCGGTGCTGCTGCTCATCGTGACCACGGAGTTCGGGTTCCTGCAGAACGCGCTCGGCACCGTCTCGCTCACCGGGTGGCAGTGGCTCGAGTGCGTGGCGCTGCTGCTGCCGGTGCTCGCCGTGGTCGAGGCGCACAAGTGGTGGCTGCGCCGCCGGGCGCGAGCCGCGCGGGCGCCGAAGCCGGCGCGGCAGCCGGTGGTCACCGACTGA
- a CDS encoding phage tail sheath family protein, which produces MADRFLSPGVFVREVPQPGPPPITPVDTALTGFVGGATAGPRDEPVTIASWGGFVRTFGGLTARSHLGYSVRDFFRNGGRRAVVVRVGADVGTVTDDDVLGADGPAPRGIHSLAISEHLGLVVVPPYLSPGTARHGDPLAALEVGAPVVAAVVDFAARRRATAVLDAPAGLDPATATAADLERFPDSPDAAVYAPRVSGADPLLGADSVRAPSGAIAGLIARTDATHGVWKAPAGTDATLAGVGGLATRMRDHGIDALAQLRVNALREAPDGAVLVWGARTISSDPEWKYLSVRRTARFLEESIERGLAWTVFEPNDAPLQARVRAMVERFLDDLFRAGAFRGRSARDAYFVRADATTTTPADVAAGRLNVLIAFAPLKPAEFVVIRVAARTAVAP; this is translated from the coding sequence ATGGCCGATCGGTTCCTGTCGCCGGGCGTGTTCGTGCGCGAGGTGCCGCAGCCCGGACCGCCGCCGATCACGCCGGTCGACACCGCGCTCACCGGGTTCGTCGGCGGCGCGACCGCGGGGCCACGCGACGAGCCCGTGACGATCGCGAGCTGGGGCGGGTTCGTGCGGACCTTCGGCGGGCTCACCGCGCGCAGCCATCTCGGTTACTCGGTGCGCGACTTCTTCCGCAACGGCGGACGGCGCGCGGTGGTGGTGCGGGTCGGCGCCGACGTCGGCACGGTCACCGACGACGACGTGCTCGGCGCGGACGGGCCGGCGCCCCGCGGCATCCACTCGCTCGCGATCTCGGAGCACCTCGGACTCGTGGTGGTGCCGCCGTACCTCAGCCCGGGCACGGCCCGGCACGGCGACCCGCTCGCGGCACTCGAGGTCGGCGCGCCCGTCGTCGCGGCCGTCGTCGACTTCGCCGCCCGTCGCCGCGCGACCGCCGTGCTCGACGCGCCCGCCGGCCTCGACCCGGCCACCGCGACGGCCGCCGATCTCGAGCGCTTCCCCGACAGCCCGGACGCTGCCGTCTACGCGCCCCGCGTTTCCGGCGCGGATCCGCTGCTGGGCGCCGACTCCGTGCGCGCGCCGTCGGGCGCGATCGCCGGGCTCATCGCGCGCACCGACGCGACCCACGGCGTGTGGAAGGCGCCGGCGGGCACGGATGCCACCCTGGCGGGCGTCGGCGGCCTCGCGACGCGCATGCGCGACCACGGCATCGACGCGCTCGCGCAGCTGCGGGTGAACGCCCTGCGCGAGGCGCCCGACGGCGCGGTGCTCGTCTGGGGCGCCCGCACGATCTCGTCCGACCCCGAGTGGAAGTACCTGTCGGTGCGCCGCACGGCGCGCTTCCTCGAGGAGAGCATCGAGCGCGGCCTCGCCTGGACGGTCTTCGAGCCGAACGACGCGCCGCTGCAGGCGCGCGTGCGCGCCATGGTCGAGCGCTTCCTCGACGACCTGTTCCGGGCCGGCGCGTTCCGCGGCCGGAGCGCCCGCGACGCCTACTTCGTGCGGGCGGATGCCACCACGACGACGCCCGCCGACGTCGCCGCCGGCCGCCTCAACGTGCTGATCGCCTTCGCGCCCCTGAAGCCCGCCGAGTTCGTCGTCATCCGGGTGGCCGCCCGCACCGCCGTCGCTCCCTGA
- a CDS encoding agmatine deiminase family protein, translated as MTWRMPSETAPHERTWMAFPRPNLTLGESEADGDRAREAWTAVAHAVAEFEPVTMVVDPVASAHARSMLGGHIAQVEAPLDDYWMRDMGPTFVVGDDGALGAVDWVFNGWGAPAWASWEHDREIARFVAGQVDVPVVSSLLVNEGGGIHVDGEGTVLVTETVQLDPGRNPYADRARVEDELARTIGATKVIWLPRGLTRDYDDFGTRGHVDMVATIPSPGRLLLHAQNDPEHPDHEVTRELRAFLETQTDAAGRRFDIIDLPAPATLRDEHGFVDYSYVNHLVVNGGVIACGYGEERADAAAAEILAEAYPGREVVTVDAREILARGGGIHCITQQQPAVAAAGSEEGDR; from the coding sequence ATGACCTGGCGCATGCCATCCGAGACCGCCCCGCACGAGCGCACGTGGATGGCGTTCCCGCGCCCGAACCTCACCCTCGGCGAATCCGAGGCCGACGGCGACCGCGCCCGCGAGGCGTGGACCGCGGTCGCCCACGCCGTCGCGGAGTTCGAGCCGGTGACGATGGTGGTCGACCCCGTGGCATCCGCTCACGCCCGCAGCATGCTCGGCGGGCACATCGCGCAGGTCGAGGCCCCGCTCGACGACTACTGGATGCGCGACATGGGCCCGACGTTCGTGGTCGGCGACGACGGCGCGCTCGGCGCGGTCGACTGGGTCTTCAACGGCTGGGGCGCGCCGGCTTGGGCGAGCTGGGAGCACGACCGCGAGATCGCGCGCTTCGTCGCCGGGCAGGTCGACGTGCCGGTCGTCTCGTCGCTGCTCGTGAACGAGGGCGGCGGCATCCACGTCGACGGCGAGGGCACCGTGCTCGTGACCGAGACCGTGCAGCTCGACCCGGGTCGCAATCCCTACGCCGACCGCGCCCGCGTCGAGGACGAGCTCGCGCGCACCATCGGCGCGACGAAGGTGATCTGGCTGCCCCGCGGCCTCACGCGCGACTACGACGACTTCGGCACGCGCGGCCACGTCGACATGGTCGCGACGATCCCCTCGCCCGGCCGCCTGCTGCTGCACGCCCAGAACGATCCCGAGCACCCCGACCACGAGGTGACCCGCGAGCTGCGGGCCTTCCTCGAGACCCAGACGGATGCCGCGGGGCGCCGCTTCGACATCATCGACCTGCCCGCACCCGCGACGCTGCGCGACGAGCACGGCTTCGTCGACTACAGCTACGTGAACCACCTCGTCGTGAACGGCGGCGTCATCGCCTGCGGCTACGGGGAGGAGCGGGCGGATGCGGCGGCCGCCGAGATCCTCGCCGAGGCGTACCCCGGGCGGGAGGTCGTCACGGTCGACGCGCGGGAGATCCTGGCGCGCGGCGGGGGCATCCACTGCATCACGCAGCAGCAGCCGGCGGTCGCAGCCGCCGGCTCGGAGGAGGGCGACCGATGA
- a CDS encoding amidase, protein MIEVHEASIADLRAALEDGRATSEQLVLAYLARIAYFDRGGIRLNAVVVPNPDALVEARESDARRARGEVLGPLDGIPYTAKDSYAVRGLTVAAGSPAFADLVAGDDAFAISRLRAGGAICLGLTNMPPMANGGMQRGVYGRAESPYSADYLTAAFASGSSNGSGTATAASFAAFGLGEETWSSGRAPASNNALCAYTPSRGVISVRGNWPLVPTMDVVVPQTRTMDDLLAVLDVIVADDPETRGDFWRAQPWVALPAASSVRPESYAALAPNGADAAAQALAGRRVGVPRMYVNADPEAGTAEHPGIGGPTGRRIETRASVIDLWEAARRDLEAAGAEVVEVDFPAVTNYEGDRPGAPTVFTRGLVSPEFLRSEIVDLSAWAWDDFLRANGDPNLPGLAGVDGARIFPQPEGALPDRYTGFDDDIADYPARVREHPGRALTDIPHLEEGLRGLEETRHVDLEQWMDGLGIDAVVFPAVADVGPADADVDEASADLAWRNGTWVANGNLVPRHLGIPTVTVPMGTMADIGMPVGLTFAGRAYDDTALLALAAAFEATGSRRTSPPRTPPLVGR, encoded by the coding sequence ATGATCGAGGTGCACGAGGCGTCCATCGCCGACCTGCGGGCCGCGCTCGAGGACGGCCGCGCGACGAGCGAGCAGCTCGTGCTCGCGTACCTCGCGCGCATCGCGTACTTCGATCGCGGCGGCATCCGGCTGAACGCCGTGGTCGTGCCGAATCCCGACGCGCTGGTGGAGGCGCGCGAGAGCGATGCGCGCCGCGCGCGCGGCGAGGTGCTCGGGCCGCTCGACGGCATCCCGTACACCGCGAAGGACTCGTACGCGGTGCGAGGGCTCACGGTCGCGGCGGGCAGTCCGGCGTTCGCCGACCTCGTGGCGGGCGACGACGCGTTCGCGATCTCGCGGCTGCGCGCGGGCGGGGCGATCTGCCTCGGCCTCACCAACATGCCCCCGATGGCCAACGGCGGCATGCAGCGCGGGGTCTACGGCCGCGCCGAGAGCCCGTACAGCGCCGACTACCTGACGGCCGCGTTCGCGTCGGGCTCGTCGAACGGCTCGGGCACCGCGACCGCCGCCTCGTTCGCCGCGTTCGGGCTCGGCGAGGAGACCTGGTCGTCGGGCCGCGCGCCCGCCTCGAACAACGCGCTCTGCGCCTACACGCCCTCGCGCGGCGTCATCTCGGTGCGCGGCAACTGGCCGCTGGTGCCGACCATGGACGTCGTCGTGCCGCAGACCCGCACCATGGACGACCTGCTCGCGGTGCTCGACGTGATCGTCGCCGACGACCCCGAGACGCGCGGCGACTTCTGGCGCGCGCAGCCGTGGGTCGCGTTGCCCGCGGCATCGTCGGTGCGGCCGGAGTCGTATGCAGCGCTGGCGCCGAACGGGGCGGATGCCGCTGCGCAGGCGCTCGCGGGCCGGCGCGTCGGCGTGCCGCGCATGTACGTGAACGCGGACCCCGAGGCCGGCACCGCCGAGCACCCCGGCATCGGCGGGCCGACGGGCCGCCGCATCGAGACCCGCGCCTCGGTGATCGACCTGTGGGAGGCCGCGCGCCGCGACCTCGAGGCCGCGGGCGCCGAGGTCGTCGAGGTCGACTTCCCGGCCGTGACGAACTACGAGGGCGACCGGCCCGGCGCCCCGACCGTGTTCACGCGAGGGCTCGTGAGCCCCGAGTTCCTCCGGAGCGAGATCGTCGACCTGTCGGCGTGGGCGTGGGACGACTTCCTGCGCGCGAACGGCGACCCGAACCTGCCCGGCCTCGCGGGCGTCGACGGCGCGCGCATCTTCCCGCAGCCCGAGGGAGCGCTGCCCGATCGCTACACCGGGTTCGACGACGACATCGCCGACTACCCCGCGCGCGTGCGCGAGCACCCCGGCCGGGCGCTCACCGATATCCCGCACCTCGAGGAGGGGCTGCGCGGCCTCGAGGAGACCCGGCACGTCGACCTCGAGCAGTGGATGGACGGGCTCGGCATCGACGCGGTCGTCTTCCCGGCGGTGGCCGACGTGGGGCCGGCGGACGCCGACGTCGACGAGGCATCCGCCGACCTCGCCTGGCGCAACGGCACGTGGGTCGCCAACGGCAACCTGGTGCCCCGCCACCTCGGCATCCCCACGGTGACCGTGCCGATGGGCACGATGGCCGACATCGGGATGCCCGTGGGCCTCACGTTCGCCGGGCGCGCCTACGACGACACCGCGCTGCTGGCGCTCGCCGCCGCGTTCGAGGCGACCGGGTCGCGCCGCACGTCGCCGCCGCGGACGCCGCCGCTCGTCGGCCGCTGA
- a CDS encoding TetR/AcrR family transcriptional regulator: MTRTLRRRAGRKSPEARGEQIQAAARALALDQGLSALTLRSIAARIDVTPALVSHYQPNMDALIAATFTSIVTEEVEEVAAMLAEQPTPTAGLAALLDTLLDAERDDVTVVWVEAWSMGRHSDALATAVRAEMDAWHDVLRALIEAGVAAREFETDAPDAVAWQLLGMIDGLNAQALVRWGDPGERGSMIGRAVEGMLGLTRGALAPATIRR, translated from the coding sequence ATGACTCGTACGCTTCGCCGGCGCGCCGGCAGGAAGTCGCCCGAGGCTCGGGGGGAACAGATCCAGGCCGCGGCGCGCGCGCTCGCGCTCGACCAGGGCCTGTCGGCGCTCACGCTGCGCAGCATCGCGGCCCGCATCGACGTCACCCCCGCCCTCGTCTCGCACTACCAGCCGAACATGGACGCGCTCATCGCCGCCACCTTCACCTCCATCGTCACCGAGGAGGTCGAGGAGGTCGCCGCGATGCTCGCCGAGCAGCCCACGCCGACCGCGGGCCTCGCCGCGCTGCTCGACACGCTGCTCGACGCCGAGCGCGACGACGTGACCGTCGTGTGGGTCGAGGCGTGGTCGATGGGCCGGCACAGCGATGCGCTCGCGACGGCGGTCCGCGCCGAGATGGACGCCTGGCACGACGTGCTGCGCGCGCTCATCGAGGCCGGCGTCGCGGCGCGCGAGTTCGAGACGGATGCCCCCGACGCCGTCGCCTGGCAGCTGCTCGGCATGATCGACGGGCTGAACGCCCAGGCGCTCGTGCGCTGGGGCGACCCGGGGGAGCGCGGCTCGATGATCGGGCGCGCGGTCGAGGGGATGCTCGGGCTGACGCGCGGCGCGCTGGCACCTGCGACGATCCGCAGGTGA
- a CDS encoding phosphotransferase family protein, whose amino-acid sequence MAVHGSGRRMPWGEVPPSLRAAVDDLLGSPVVDAVSQPAGFSPGSADRVTTADGTRAFVKTASTAVNAQSVELHRLEGTIAGAMPDGMPVPAVRGVVDRGDWIAVVFDDVEGRHPHTPWRPDELGAVLDALAELTAAPAPPELGALLGSASDALDDNLRSWERLAADPSRLPSLAPDDHEWVTARIDDLAAAATTAIGEVGGDRLVHLDVRADNLLVTPSGAVALVDWPWAALGASWLDALVLLVNVRLYDPGADVEALLRGHPVFAGLDDGVANRLLVGLTGYFLEASTGPEVPEIPNLRKFQLDQGLVSLALLRERLP is encoded by the coding sequence ATGGCCGTGCACGGGTCGGGCAGGCGGATGCCCTGGGGCGAGGTGCCGCCGAGCCTGCGCGCCGCGGTGGACGACCTGCTCGGCTCCCCCGTGGTCGACGCCGTCAGCCAGCCCGCGGGGTTCTCGCCCGGGTCCGCCGACCGCGTCACGACGGCGGACGGCACGCGCGCGTTCGTGAAGACCGCCTCGACCGCGGTGAACGCGCAATCGGTCGAGTTGCACCGGCTGGAGGGGACGATCGCGGGCGCGATGCCCGACGGCATGCCCGTGCCGGCCGTGCGCGGGGTGGTAGATCGCGGCGACTGGATCGCGGTCGTGTTCGACGACGTCGAGGGGAGGCATCCGCACACCCCCTGGCGGCCCGACGAACTCGGGGCCGTGCTCGATGCGCTCGCGGAGCTCACCGCCGCACCCGCCCCGCCCGAGCTCGGCGCGCTGCTCGGCTCCGCGTCGGACGCGCTCGACGACAACCTGCGCAGCTGGGAGCGCCTCGCCGCCGACCCCTCGAGACTGCCCTCGCTGGCGCCCGACGACCACGAGTGGGTCACCGCCCGGATCGACGACCTCGCCGCGGCCGCGACGACCGCGATCGGCGAGGTCGGCGGCGACCGGCTCGTGCACCTCGACGTGCGCGCCGACAACCTGCTCGTCACCCCGTCGGGCGCGGTGGCGCTCGTCGACTGGCCGTGGGCCGCGCTCGGCGCGAGCTGGCTCGACGCGCTGGTGCTGCTCGTCAACGTGCGCCTGTACGACCCCGGCGCCGACGTCGAGGCGCTGCTCCGGGGGCATCCGGTGTTCGCGGGGCTCGACGACGGGGTCGCGAACCGCCTGCTCGTCGGCCTCACGGGCTACTTCCTCGAGGCCTCGACCGGCCCCGAGGTGCCGGAGATCCCGAACCTCCGGAAGTTCCAGCTCGACCAGGGCCTGGTGAGCCTCGCGCTGCTGCGCGAGCGCCTCCCCTGA
- a CDS encoding TspO/MBR family protein produces MSASHETTARSTTNATANDATAPDRPTAAQATDAPEASARSTAPNDLARQLTVAVSAVLAIVGSFIGSGAAGGTPIQDAAGGALAADATPIAPGTGAFSIWSVIYAGLLAYAVWQFLPAQRSAERHRRVGYPVAASLLLNAAWILSIQFDVLWLSIPVIAVLLGVLVVAFLTLLRWRPANPLDAFLTDGTVGLYLGWVAIATAANVTAGLVAAGFDGWGIGADAWAVVVLAVAGLVGVAIAVRGGGRIAPTLSLCWGLTWVAIARLDGNLLSTPAAVAAIVAVVVVVIATILARARLMLRGEQPR; encoded by the coding sequence ATGTCCGCATCCCACGAGACCACGGCGCGATCGACGACGAACGCCACCGCGAACGACGCGACCGCGCCCGACCGCCCGACGGCAGCGCAGGCGACGGATGCCCCCGAGGCATCCGCCCGCTCCACCGCACCGAACGACCTGGCCCGCCAGCTCACCGTCGCCGTGAGCGCCGTGCTCGCGATCGTCGGCTCGTTCATCGGCTCCGGCGCCGCCGGCGGCACCCCGATCCAGGACGCCGCGGGCGGCGCGCTCGCCGCCGACGCCACGCCCATCGCCCCGGGCACGGGCGCGTTCTCGATCTGGTCGGTCATCTACGCGGGCCTCCTCGCCTACGCCGTCTGGCAGTTCCTGCCCGCGCAGCGCAGCGCCGAGCGCCACCGCCGGGTCGGCTACCCGGTCGCGGCGTCGCTGCTGCTGAACGCCGCGTGGATCCTGTCGATCCAGTTCGACGTGCTCTGGCTCAGCATCCCGGTCATCGCCGTGCTGCTCGGCGTGCTCGTGGTCGCGTTCCTCACCCTGCTGCGCTGGCGGCCGGCGAACCCGCTCGACGCGTTCCTCACCGACGGCACGGTCGGCCTCTACCTCGGCTGGGTCGCCATCGCGACGGCCGCGAACGTGACCGCCGGGCTGGTCGCCGCGGGGTTCGACGGCTGGGGCATCGGGGCGGATGCCTGGGCCGTCGTCGTGCTCGCCGTCGCGGGTCTCGTGGGCGTCGCGATCGCCGTGCGCGGGGGCGGGCGCATCGCGCCGACGCTGTCGCTGTGCTGGGGACTCACCTGGGTCGCGATCGCGCGCCTCGACGGGAACCTGCTCTCGACGCCGGCCGCCGTCGCCGCGATCGTCGCGGTGGTCGTCGTGGTGATCGCGACGATCCTCGCCCGCGCGCGCCTCATGCTGCGCGGCGAGCAGCCGAGGTAG
- a CDS encoding molybdopterin-dependent oxidoreductase → MADSPRRPLPGWLLSGGAGVAAALFGAGLGELSAALFAQGGSPFTVIGSWLVDLAPPWAKDTAIALFGTNNKTALLVGIGIVLASLAFGAGVLEWRRPPFGRVVLVGLGVVGFIAATSRANATPLDWIPSAIAAGAAASALAVVLKRLPARPPTRADAPDEADRAVDIDRRRFLGWAGGAAAIGALAALGGYAMQAGSRAVTAVREAISLPTPATPAPPIPSGADLGINGLAPVVTPNDRFYRIDTALRVPDLEPADWSLRIHGMVDREVTLTWDELLALPMVEHAVTLACVSNEVGGSLIGNAVWLGAPIRDLLAEAGPSADADMVLSRSVDGWTASTPIEALTDDRQSLLAVGMNGEPLPAEHGFPVRMVVPGLYGYVSATKWVTELEVTRFDRAQAYWTPRGWSERGPIKLHSRIDVPRYGSTVSPGTQVAAGVAWHQHTGVAGVEVQVDDGPWEQAELATAISDDTWVQWRHEWQAEPGSRVLRVRATGADGEVQTEERTTVAPDGATGHHIITVQVA, encoded by the coding sequence ATGGCCGACTCGCCGCGACGCCCCCTGCCCGGATGGCTGCTGTCCGGCGGTGCCGGCGTGGCCGCCGCACTGTTCGGCGCGGGCCTCGGCGAGCTCTCGGCCGCGCTCTTCGCGCAGGGCGGCAGCCCGTTCACCGTCATCGGCTCCTGGCTGGTCGACCTCGCGCCGCCGTGGGCGAAGGACACCGCGATCGCACTGTTCGGCACGAACAACAAGACCGCGCTGCTCGTCGGCATCGGCATCGTGCTCGCAAGCCTCGCGTTCGGCGCCGGCGTGCTCGAGTGGCGGCGCCCGCCGTTCGGCCGCGTGGTGCTCGTCGGGCTCGGCGTCGTCGGCTTCATCGCCGCGACATCGCGCGCGAACGCCACCCCGCTCGACTGGATCCCGTCGGCGATCGCGGCCGGCGCAGCGGCATCCGCCCTCGCCGTCGTGCTGAAGCGCCTCCCCGCACGCCCGCCCACCCGCGCGGATGCCCCGGACGAGGCCGACCGCGCCGTCGACATCGACCGGCGCCGCTTCCTCGGCTGGGCCGGCGGCGCGGCCGCCATCGGCGCCCTCGCCGCGCTCGGCGGCTACGCGATGCAGGCCGGTTCTCGGGCCGTGACCGCGGTGCGCGAGGCGATCTCACTGCCGACGCCGGCGACGCCCGCGCCGCCCATCCCGTCCGGTGCAGATCTGGGCATCAACGGTCTCGCACCCGTCGTCACGCCGAACGACCGCTTCTACCGCATCGACACCGCGCTGCGCGTGCCCGACCTCGAGCCCGCCGACTGGAGCCTGCGCATCCACGGCATGGTCGACCGCGAGGTCACGCTCACCTGGGACGAGCTCCTCGCCCTGCCGATGGTCGAGCACGCCGTGACGCTCGCGTGCGTGTCGAACGAGGTGGGCGGTTCGCTCATCGGCAACGCGGTGTGGCTCGGCGCGCCGATCCGCGACCTGCTCGCCGAGGCGGGCCCGTCCGCCGACGCCGACATGGTGCTCTCGCGCTCGGTCGACGGGTGGACGGCGAGCACGCCCATCGAGGCGCTGACCGACGACCGGCAGTCGCTGCTCGCGGTCGGCATGAACGGCGAGCCGCTGCCCGCCGAGCACGGCTTCCCGGTGCGCATGGTAGTGCCCGGGCTCTACGGGTACGTGTCGGCGACCAAGTGGGTGACCGAGCTGGAGGTCACGAGGTTCGATCGTGCGCAGGCGTACTGGACCCCGCGCGGCTGGTCGGAGCGCGGCCCGATCAAGCTGCACTCGCGCATCGACGTGCCGCGATACGGCTCGACGGTCTCGCCCGGCACGCAGGTCGCCGCGGGCGTCGCGTGGCACCAGCACACCGGCGTCGCGGGCGTCGAGGTGCAGGTCGACGACGGCCCGTGGGAGCAGGCCGAGCTCGCGACCGCGATCTCGGACGACACCTGGGTGCAGTGGCGCCACGAGTGGCAGGCCGAGCCCGGCTCGCGCGTGCTGCGGGTGCGTGCGACCGGCGCCGACGGCGAGGTGCAGACCGAGGAGCGCACGACGGTCGCGCCCGACGGGGCGACTGGTCACCACATCATCACGGTGCAGGTGGCCTGA